A window of the Zerene cesonia ecotype Mississippi chromosome 24, Zerene_cesonia_1.1, whole genome shotgun sequence genome harbors these coding sequences:
- the LOC119836454 gene encoding U-scoloptoxin(01)-Cw1a-like, with protein sequence MFKIVALFLLALTSVISQAPYDYYHVLHLPHNPPLYPVFQKPPPTQFSCAGRSRGYYADVQSGCQAYHFCWRQHLVSTDLCTNGTLFNEQFQVCDHFYNVRCGSPYEDL encoded by the exons atgtttaaaattgttgccCTGTTCCTTTTGG cgCTCACGTCGGTCATAAGTCAAGCGCCCTACGATTACTACCATGTGCTGCATCTACCCCACAACCCACCGCTATACCCCGTGTTCCAGAAACCTCCACCCACACAGTTCAGCTGCGCTGGCCGTTCCCGGGGGTATTATGCTGATGTCCAAAGCGGTTGTCag GCGTACCATTTCTGTTGGCGGCAACATCTAGTTAGTACCGACTTGTGCACCAACGGAACTTTGTTTAATGAACAATTCCAG gTTTGTGATCACTTCTATAACGTAAGATGTGGCTCGCCGTATGAAGACCTGtag
- the LOC119836438 gene encoding probable chitinase 2 has product MVGKLWLSFFIVIVLAAVLDGQTLGGPMHGKVVVCYVATWAVYRPGAGKFELSDLEPSLCTHLVYSFAGLDEHTHSIKSLDPWQDLEKDYGRAGYKRLVALKERYPHLKVTVAIGGWNEGSAKYSKMAANPESRAKFIQSVMVFLDTYKFDGLDLDWEYPTRRDGNPEDKVNYVTMVKELKDAFEPRGYILTAALGAGKETMDAAYDLAKLSRYLDFIHMMCYDYHGTWDGVVGANAPLRGTNDQDVLSVEYTIKYMLAHGVSPYKMVLGLPMYGRSFYLENPGVKKILFGVTAVKSSGFPGPFTKEAGFLGYNEICMETTNKSTEWTHHWHEQTSTPYLRDGARVISYDNARSIAIKVKMAIDYGLGGLMVWSIDTDDFRGACESETDAYVDFVERYNKIVDEPILQEALKTLKLPDANRIENLSRRTAYVVSNNRLHLRLPEETYSNYNLMRTINEATLIALEEKRILDEIELVNKKNEIEERGGKSAADTATVNVIFTVLCLFAMSLNV; this is encoded by the exons GACCGATGCACGGCAAAGTGGTGGTTTGTTACGTGGCCACCTGGGCGGTCTACCGCCCGGGAGCTGGGAAGTTCGAGCTGAGTGACTTGGAACCCTCCCTCTGCACACACCTCGTGTACTCCTTCGCTGGACTGGACGAACATACACATAGCATAAAGAGCCTTG ACCCCTGGCAAGACCTAGAGAAGGATTACGGCAGAGCTGGATACAAACGCTTGGTGGCTTTGAAGGAGAGGTACCCTCACCTAAAAGTGACGGTCGCTATCGGAGGCTGGAACGAGGGTTCCGCCAAATATTCCAAAATGGCCGCCAACCCTGAATCCAGGGCGAAGTTTATACAGAGCGTCATGGTCTTCTTGGA tACGTACAAATTTGATGGTCTCGACTTGGATTGGGAATATCCGACCAGACGAGATGGCAATCCTGAAGACAAAGTTAATTACGTGACTATGGTGAAG GAATTAAAGGACGCGTTCGAGCCTCGCGGCTACATACTGACTGCGGCGCTCGGGGCCGGTAAGGAGACAATGGACGCCGCGTACGACCTGGCCAAGCTGAGCCGCTACCTGGATTTCATCCACATGATGTGTTACGACTATCACGGCACCTGGGACGGCGTGGTCGGCGCCAATGCGCCGCTCCGGGGTACTAATGATCAGGATGTTTTGAGTGTG GAATACACCATAAAATACATGCTCGCCCATGGCGTTAGCCCCTATAAGATGGTCCTGGGTCTGCCGATGTATGGACGCAGCTTCTACCTCGAGAACCCTGGAGTTAAGAAGATACTGTTCGGAGTGACAGCTGTTAAGAGTAGCGGATTCCCTGGCCCGTTCACGAAGGAGGCTGGGTTTTTGGGATATAACGAG ATATGCATGGAGACAACGAACAAATCAACAGAATGGACGCACCATTGGCACGAGCAGACCTCCACCCCCTACCTGCGGGACGGCGCCCGCGTCATCTCATATGACAACGCGAGGTCTATTGCCATTAAAGTGAA aATGGCCATAGACTACGGTCTTGGCGGGCTCATGGTGTGGAGTATAGACACGGACGACTTCCGCGGCGCGTGCGAGAGCGAGACGGATGCATATGTTGATTTCGTTGAACGATACAACAAGATTGtcgatgaaccgattttacaGGAGGCGTTGAAAACCTTGAAGTTACCGGAtg CTAACCGCATAGAAAACCTCAGCAGACGGACCGCTTACGTGGTTTCAAACAACCGACTGCACTTACGTTTACCAGAGGAAACTTATTCCAACTATAATCTTATGAGGACCATAAACGAGGCGACACTCATCGCTTTAGAGGAAAAGAGAATTCTCGACGAAATAGAACTGGTCAATAAGAAGAACGAGATAGAAGAACGTGGTGGGAAGAGTGCGGCAGATACTGCAACTGTCAATGTCATTTTCACGGTGTTATGTCTGTTCGCAATGAGTTTGAACGTttga